Proteins encoded in a region of the Rhodopirellula halodulae genome:
- a CDS encoding aldehyde dehydrogenase family protein, with protein MSHRPGAERTGYHGGANWATWPINQRCRIVGNTRFELASLVVQFTRLSRTEQRVDDAETVASELFPLCDALRWITTHGAKTLADRKVGWKGRPVWMWGVHSVVQRVPLGRVLILGTWNYPLLLPGVQMAQALAAGNEVWLKPAEGTEAVSAELVRCFHRSGVPETALRLLDSSPQAAMDAQSKGVDLVVLTGSAATGKKVMHQAADTLTPSIMELSGVDAAVVLPGAKLNRVIDAVAFGLLFNSGATCIGPRRLMVSPSEQTDLLVKGLTKRLKAADAVTVHPAAREEVARLVQDAIHCGATDLTERFDGEKLLRTGRMHPVMLNNVPGDHAVLSSDIFAPVISIVPVKTKDDAVKQINECPYRLAASVFGPTAEAGAFAKRLNVGVVTVNDMVAPTADPRLPFGGRGQSGFGVTRGPEGLLAMTTTRVIATRKGKTAMHLSPRNDADAELLSAALQWTHGSKWSKRKAALKRLTSAAGKWRALKKK; from the coding sequence ATGTCGCACCGCCCCGGAGCGGAGCGAACAGGGTATCACGGCGGTGCAAATTGGGCTACGTGGCCGATCAACCAGCGATGCCGAATTGTCGGCAACACACGTTTCGAACTGGCGTCTCTGGTCGTCCAGTTCACACGATTGAGCCGCACAGAACAACGCGTCGACGACGCAGAAACGGTGGCGTCGGAGTTGTTCCCCTTGTGCGATGCGTTGCGGTGGATAACCACACACGGCGCCAAAACTTTGGCCGACCGGAAAGTGGGGTGGAAAGGTCGTCCGGTGTGGATGTGGGGAGTCCACAGCGTGGTTCAACGCGTGCCGCTGGGGCGGGTGCTGATCCTGGGAACTTGGAATTACCCCTTGCTACTGCCCGGCGTGCAAATGGCCCAGGCTCTCGCCGCGGGAAACGAAGTGTGGCTCAAACCCGCCGAAGGCACCGAAGCGGTATCGGCGGAGCTTGTGAGATGCTTCCATCGCTCTGGCGTGCCGGAGACAGCCTTGCGTTTGCTGGATTCCTCTCCGCAAGCCGCCATGGACGCACAATCCAAAGGCGTCGATCTGGTGGTGCTGACCGGATCGGCGGCCACGGGCAAAAAGGTTATGCACCAAGCCGCGGACACGCTGACCCCATCGATCATGGAACTGTCCGGTGTCGATGCCGCGGTGGTGCTTCCCGGTGCGAAGCTGAACCGAGTCATCGATGCGGTCGCGTTTGGACTGCTTTTCAACAGCGGCGCCACATGCATTGGTCCGCGGAGGTTGATGGTGAGCCCATCGGAGCAAACGGACCTCCTGGTGAAAGGCTTGACCAAGCGATTGAAAGCCGCTGATGCCGTCACGGTTCACCCGGCGGCTCGCGAAGAAGTCGCTCGTTTGGTTCAAGACGCAATCCATTGCGGTGCCACGGACCTGACCGAACGTTTTGATGGCGAGAAACTTCTGCGAACGGGACGAATGCATCCGGTGATGCTGAACAACGTTCCCGGCGATCATGCGGTTCTTTCCAGCGACATCTTCGCACCCGTGATTTCGATCGTGCCGGTCAAGACCAAGGACGATGCGGTCAAGCAAATCAACGAATGCCCCTACCGCTTGGCAGCATCCGTGTTTGGTCCCACCGCCGAGGCTGGGGCGTTTGCGAAACGACTCAACGTCGGCGTGGTCACCGTCAATGACATGGTCGCTCCCACCGCGGATCCACGGCTTCCGTTCGGCGGACGGGGGCAAAGCGGGTTCGGAGTCACGCGCGGTCCCGAAGGCTTGCTGGCGATGACCACCACGCGAGTCATCGCGACGCGAAAGGGCAAAACGGCCATGCACTTGTCACCTCGGAACGATGCCGATGCGGAACTGTTGTCCGCGGCGCTGCAATGGACGCACGGATCGAAATGGTCGAAGCGAAAAGCCGCCTTGAAACGACTCACCTCTGCCGCCGGGAAATGGCGTGCATTAAAAAAGAAGTGA
- a CDS encoding phytoene desaturase family protein — MIATETPANESLASAQKTDRPQHVVVVGGGLAGLSSACVLAARGHKVTLCDKNDWVGGKAAVHRTDGYRFDMGPTILTLPSVLRRVFAEAGRKMEDYLELVALDPQWRCFFEGSSHANTTENTVLDLVADVDQMKRHLRDFTGNDIAGQGYESFIERSQQLHRVSDRFFFWRSVGGLSDTMEVGGAFSAAVLKDVLSLKMGRSVASIVRSHVPEHRVSQMMDHFTQYVGSSPYASPAVLCGIAHMQTEEGIWYPIGGTRAVPEALSKLAGELGVDIRTGTDIMRIETSGNQVSGVTTAGGETITCDAVVSNCDAVRTYRELLSGTPESTKFEKSNRYEAACSGVVLYLGLNRRFDQLLHHNFVFSKDPEEEFDYIYKKGEPAPDPTAYVCAPSISEPEVAPEGGEALYILVHTPYLRPSHDWKSMLPNYREVILDKLERTAGMEGIRDAIVTEDSLTPEGIHNRYRVLNGAIYGLASHGKYLGAFKPGNRRKDLHGLYLAGGAAHPGPGMPMVLMSGWIAADSLDQDVSNGKFA, encoded by the coding sequence ATGATCGCCACTGAAACCCCTGCGAATGAATCGCTCGCTTCCGCCCAAAAAACAGATCGACCGCAACACGTCGTTGTGGTGGGAGGCGGCTTGGCTGGCCTCTCGTCGGCCTGCGTCTTAGCGGCTCGCGGCCACAAAGTGACGTTGTGCGATAAAAATGATTGGGTGGGCGGCAAAGCGGCGGTGCACCGCACCGATGGTTACCGATTCGACATGGGTCCCACCATCCTGACCTTGCCCAGCGTCCTGCGTCGCGTTTTCGCAGAAGCCGGTCGAAAGATGGAAGACTATCTCGAGCTGGTCGCATTGGATCCGCAGTGGCGATGTTTTTTTGAGGGCTCGTCACACGCCAACACCACCGAGAACACGGTTTTGGATTTGGTCGCCGATGTCGACCAAATGAAACGGCACCTGCGAGACTTCACAGGAAACGACATCGCAGGGCAGGGGTACGAATCCTTTATCGAACGCAGCCAACAACTGCACCGGGTCTCCGATCGCTTTTTCTTCTGGCGTTCGGTTGGTGGTTTGTCCGACACGATGGAAGTTGGCGGAGCCTTCAGTGCCGCCGTGCTGAAGGATGTGCTGTCGCTCAAGATGGGACGCAGTGTCGCTTCGATCGTGCGTTCGCATGTGCCAGAACATCGCGTTTCACAGATGATGGATCACTTCACGCAGTACGTGGGTTCCTCGCCCTATGCGTCGCCAGCCGTGCTCTGCGGCATCGCTCACATGCAAACTGAAGAAGGTATTTGGTACCCCATCGGTGGCACGCGAGCCGTCCCAGAAGCCCTCTCGAAATTAGCGGGTGAACTGGGTGTCGACATTCGTACCGGCACCGACATCATGCGAATTGAAACCAGTGGCAACCAGGTCAGCGGCGTCACGACCGCCGGCGGAGAAACCATCACTTGCGATGCCGTGGTCAGCAACTGCGACGCCGTTCGCACCTATCGCGAATTGCTGAGCGGAACACCAGAATCCACCAAATTTGAAAAGTCCAACCGGTACGAGGCGGCTTGCAGCGGCGTCGTGCTGTACCTGGGATTGAACCGTCGATTCGATCAACTGCTGCACCACAACTTTGTGTTCTCGAAAGATCCCGAAGAAGAGTTCGATTACATCTACAAAAAAGGCGAACCGGCTCCCGACCCAACGGCCTATGTCTGTGCACCCTCGATCAGTGAACCCGAGGTTGCACCGGAGGGCGGTGAAGCGTTGTACATTCTTGTGCACACGCCGTACTTGCGGCCGAGTCATGACTGGAAATCCATGTTGCCAAACTATCGCGAAGTCATCCTCGATAAACTCGAACGCACCGCGGGAATGGAAGGCATTCGCGACGCGATTGTGACGGAAGATTCGCTGACTCCTGAGGGAATTCACAATCGCTATCGTGTACTGAATGGTGCGATCTACGGATTGGCCAGCCACGGCAAATATCTGGGTGCGTTCAAACCGGGCAACCGCCGCAAGGATCTGCATGGGTTGTACCTGGCGGGCGGCGCGGCTCATCCCGGCCCAGGCATGCCGATGGTCTTGATGAGCGGCTGGATCGCGGCGGATTCGCTGGACCAAGACGTCAGCAACGGAAAATTCGCGTGA
- a CDS encoding lysophospholipid acyltransferase family protein, producing MTSQPDVIAKPADWFQNGFHRFLHSYLRRNFHAIAIDRETRLREQFAAASSDQAAPQDDESLPLIVYSNHASWWDPLLAHFINERLLAPRQFYAPIDAEALQQYKVFEKLGFFGVQADSKQGAVQFLKTTEALFQRPHSALWITPEGRFADPRDHSAELMPGLSHLCSKLDRGWVIPLAMEYVFWDERLPMVLFRFGEVVAIPDASDWDKPRWSQELTTRLRTSQQRLAELSMARSSDPFENLLRGKRGASGLYDVARRLKAFASGKSFQASHGDQFE from the coding sequence GTGACGTCGCAACCCGACGTCATTGCGAAACCGGCCGATTGGTTCCAAAACGGATTTCATCGGTTCCTGCATTCTTACCTCCGCCGCAACTTCCACGCGATTGCAATCGATCGCGAAACTCGACTGCGTGAACAATTCGCGGCGGCGTCATCGGATCAGGCCGCACCGCAGGACGACGAAAGCTTGCCGTTGATCGTGTACAGCAACCACGCGTCGTGGTGGGATCCGCTGCTGGCTCACTTCATCAATGAACGATTGCTCGCACCGCGCCAGTTTTACGCTCCCATCGACGCCGAAGCGTTGCAGCAATACAAGGTGTTTGAAAAGCTCGGCTTCTTTGGCGTGCAAGCGGATTCCAAGCAAGGTGCCGTTCAATTTTTGAAGACCACCGAAGCGTTGTTCCAACGACCACACAGCGCCCTTTGGATCACACCCGAAGGCCGCTTTGCCGACCCGCGAGACCACTCGGCTGAACTGATGCCCGGACTGTCACATCTTTGTTCCAAACTCGATCGTGGCTGGGTCATTCCGCTGGCGATGGAATACGTGTTTTGGGACGAACGCTTGCCGATGGTTCTGTTTCGATTCGGCGAGGTGGTGGCAATTCCCGACGCCTCGGATTGGGACAAACCTCGGTGGTCACAGGAACTGACCACGCGTTTGCGAACATCCCAGCAACGACTCGCGGAACTCAGCATGGCGCGCAGCAGTGATCCATTCGAAAACTTGCTTCGCGGCAAACGCGGAGCTTCGGGCTTGTACGATGTCGCGAGGCGTCTGAAAGCGTTCGCATCGGGTAAATCGTTTCAGGCCAGCCACGGGGACCAATTCGAATGA
- a CDS encoding glycosyltransferase family 2 protein: MIEWLTWFIAVVLPFVALGLAGMAAGLFMQNLPLFTDGRSTEGAQPAEQTEPPAVSVLIPARDEEGSIEACVRSILQSQNVELEVIVLDDGSTDATGSIVAKLADEDSRVRLLAGIDLPSGWNGKQHACCRLSQAASLPHLLFLDADVRLQPNAIRELHERYQVRLHDSSIGLLSAFPHQQTGTVAEKMLIPMMHFLLLCYLPFARMRASAHPAYASGCGQLFFTSKEAYENAGTHAAIRDSRHDGLKLPKTYREQGMLSDCVDGTDWASCRMYTSTGEVVQGLLKNANEGIANPKLLIPFTILLGGANLLPWFTLPVGLWLRTETIAESQTIPISLVAGILAGLLAILISYVPRLVAVFRLRQSFLGAILHPVAIATFLLIQWWAFFNQLRGRQVAWRGRAN; encoded by the coding sequence ATGATCGAATGGTTGACTTGGTTCATCGCCGTTGTGCTGCCGTTTGTGGCGTTGGGCTTGGCCGGCATGGCAGCGGGTTTGTTCATGCAGAACCTGCCCCTGTTCACCGACGGTCGTTCGACGGAGGGTGCTCAACCGGCGGAACAAACGGAACCACCTGCTGTCTCCGTCTTGATCCCGGCTCGCGACGAAGAAGGCTCCATCGAGGCCTGCGTGCGGTCGATTTTGCAATCGCAGAACGTCGAACTGGAAGTCATTGTGTTGGATGACGGATCCACGGACGCAACAGGATCAATCGTCGCGAAATTGGCTGACGAAGACAGCCGGGTTCGTTTGCTTGCCGGCATCGACCTGCCGTCCGGTTGGAACGGCAAACAGCATGCATGTTGTCGGTTGTCACAAGCCGCCAGCCTTCCGCATTTGTTGTTCTTGGATGCCGACGTTCGGTTGCAGCCAAACGCCATTCGCGAATTGCACGAGCGGTATCAAGTCCGCTTGCATGATTCTTCGATCGGATTGCTCAGTGCGTTTCCGCATCAACAGACGGGCACCGTGGCAGAGAAGATGCTGATCCCGATGATGCACTTTTTGCTGCTGTGCTACTTGCCGTTTGCCCGCATGCGAGCCAGTGCCCATCCGGCGTACGCTTCGGGTTGCGGCCAGTTATTTTTCACATCGAAGGAAGCTTACGAGAACGCGGGCACCCACGCCGCGATTCGTGACAGCCGACACGATGGATTGAAGCTTCCCAAAACGTATCGCGAGCAGGGAATGCTGAGCGACTGCGTCGACGGGACCGATTGGGCGTCTTGCCGGATGTACACCTCGACCGGTGAAGTCGTCCAAGGATTGTTGAAGAACGCGAATGAAGGGATCGCCAATCCGAAGCTGTTGATCCCATTCACGATTCTGCTGGGCGGCGCCAATCTATTGCCTTGGTTCACTTTGCCAGTCGGGCTTTGGCTGAGGACGGAAACGATTGCTGAGAGCCAAACGATTCCCATCTCGCTGGTGGCCGGGATTTTAGCGGGTCTGCTGGCGATATTGATCAGTTACGTGCCCCGGTTGGTGGCCGTTTTTAGGCTGCGACAAAGCTTTCTCGGAGCCATCCTGCATCCCGTCGCGATCGCGACGTTTTTGCTGATTCAGTGGTGGGCCTTTTTCAATCAATTGCGCGGACGCCAGGTCGCTTGGCGTGGCCGAGCCAACTGA
- a CDS encoding cytochrome c — MARKSSLFGRHWHRWLFALGCVVVFAGCSDGTLEFTPNRVHALATERSRDMPTQAALDDVTVVLNKLFGTPEEPRWPADLLENEQQELVSLERLQQASGSVESDEENVHRGLYTEHCVICHGVSGSGTGPASMYQWPYPRDFRAGVFKWKSTEHDAKPTREDLRALLQHGIPGSPMPSFATVSTDDRESLIDYLVYLSVRGELERKLIALAVDEMDYGDEAPEQDWRLSITDSEEKSEGEQAVIDTLREVAGDWVAASQTSVPPEPIPGAADELHASIARGAALFGGQVANCAGCHGPQGQGGMVLNDFDDWTKEFTTRVGITPTDSDAVKPFRKAGALPPRTIEPRRLAGGVLRGGDDAETIFRRIQHGIAGTPMPGIELSEQAAGTTGLSPADVWDLVHYVQSLVRPTPKPTAHAEEENSLAAIPESGATL, encoded by the coding sequence ATGGCAAGGAAGAGTTCTTTGTTTGGTCGTCACTGGCATCGTTGGCTATTCGCACTGGGGTGCGTCGTGGTTTTCGCGGGGTGCAGCGATGGCACTTTGGAATTCACTCCCAACCGAGTCCATGCGTTGGCAACCGAGCGTTCGCGAGACATGCCGACGCAGGCGGCCCTCGACGACGTCACGGTCGTGCTGAACAAGCTTTTCGGCACACCGGAGGAGCCTCGCTGGCCAGCGGATCTGCTGGAAAACGAGCAACAAGAACTGGTCTCCCTCGAACGATTGCAACAAGCCTCCGGATCGGTTGAGAGCGACGAAGAGAACGTCCACCGCGGGCTCTACACCGAGCACTGCGTGATCTGCCACGGCGTTTCTGGCAGCGGCACCGGTCCTGCATCGATGTATCAGTGGCCTTATCCGCGAGACTTCCGAGCTGGGGTTTTCAAATGGAAATCGACCGAGCATGACGCCAAACCGACTCGCGAGGATCTGCGAGCCTTGCTCCAGCACGGCATCCCCGGCTCACCAATGCCCTCCTTTGCCACGGTGTCCACCGATGACCGCGAATCGTTGATTGATTACTTGGTCTACCTTTCTGTTCGTGGCGAATTGGAACGCAAACTGATCGCGTTGGCGGTGGACGAGATGGACTACGGTGACGAGGCACCGGAGCAGGATTGGCGATTGTCGATCACCGATTCGGAGGAAAAGTCAGAAGGCGAGCAGGCGGTCATTGATACCCTTCGCGAAGTCGCGGGTGATTGGGTCGCCGCATCCCAAACCAGCGTGCCGCCGGAACCCATTCCCGGCGCCGCGGATGAACTGCATGCTTCGATCGCTCGGGGTGCCGCTCTGTTTGGCGGCCAAGTTGCGAATTGTGCAGGGTGCCACGGCCCGCAAGGGCAGGGCGGTATGGTGCTCAATGACTTTGACGATTGGACCAAAGAATTCACGACTCGGGTCGGCATCACCCCCACGGATTCGGATGCGGTCAAACCGTTCCGCAAAGCCGGAGCGTTGCCACCACGCACAATTGAACCACGACGTTTGGCCGGTGGCGTTCTGCGAGGCGGCGACGATGCGGAGACGATCTTCCGTCGCATCCAACACGGCATCGCGGGAACCCCGATGCCTGGGATCGAGCTGAGTGAACAGGCGGCGGGAACGACGGGGCTGTCTCCCGCTGACGTCTGGGATTTGGTCCACTACGTTCAGTCGCTGGTCCGCCCCACGCCAAAACCCACCGCTCACGCGGAAGAGGAGAATTCTTTGGCGGCGATTCCTGAATCAGGTGCAACGTTATGA
- a CDS encoding COX15/CtaA family protein, whose amino-acid sequence MVCLTWPLIWVGGLVTTYDAGMSVPDWPGTYGYNLLLYPLSTWLLGPFDLFIEHGHRLLAALVGFIAIGLVVASFTSEKRRWAIGLSVLVLAAVIGQGVLGGLRVTLSARTLAMIHGCTGPAFFVLCVVAASVTGRNWITSSVRRSAEGTSSETPTAFWPIALLALAYMQLVLGALMRHALPGASPVGFAHIVKTHITIAFVLWAVSGLSYWRMRRCGDLTLSRPAGALICFVAVQIGLGVATWIVNYGYPRILASFAASDSYLLHSKNVLDAWIVTGHVATGSLILAVSSLLLVRLLRRRRVLSFSVSS is encoded by the coding sequence ATGGTTTGCCTGACTTGGCCACTGATCTGGGTCGGCGGGCTGGTCACCACTTACGACGCGGGCATGTCCGTTCCCGATTGGCCGGGGACTTACGGGTACAACTTGCTGCTGTACCCGCTGTCGACATGGTTGCTTGGGCCGTTTGACTTGTTCATCGAACACGGGCACCGATTGCTGGCTGCGTTGGTCGGATTCATCGCGATCGGATTGGTTGTGGCCTCGTTCACCTCCGAAAAACGACGCTGGGCCATTGGATTGTCGGTGCTGGTCCTGGCCGCGGTGATCGGACAGGGTGTCCTGGGTGGCTTGCGAGTCACGCTCAGTGCTCGAACGCTGGCGATGATTCACGGTTGCACCGGACCGGCGTTTTTTGTGCTTTGCGTTGTTGCCGCGAGTGTGACCGGTCGAAATTGGATCACCAGCTCCGTTCGCCGATCCGCAGAGGGAACCTCGTCCGAAACGCCCACGGCCTTTTGGCCCATCGCTCTTTTGGCTTTGGCGTACATGCAGTTGGTGCTGGGTGCCCTGATGCGGCACGCGTTGCCCGGAGCCAGCCCCGTTGGATTTGCTCATATTGTGAAGACGCACATCACCATTGCGTTCGTTTTGTGGGCGGTGTCGGGGCTTTCGTACTGGCGAATGCGGCGCTGCGGCGATTTGACGCTGTCGCGACCGGCGGGTGCCTTGATATGCTTTGTGGCCGTGCAAATCGGCCTGGGTGTGGCGACGTGGATCGTCAACTACGGCTACCCACGGATTCTGGCGTCATTCGCGGCTTCTGATTCGTATTTGCTTCACAGCAAAAACGTGTTGGACGCGTGGATTGTCACCGGACACGTCGCGACCGGATCGCTGATTTTGGCGGTTTCCTCGTTGTTGCTCGTCCGGTTACTACGGCGTCGCCGCGTTTTATCCTTCTCTGTCTCATCCTGA
- a CDS encoding protoheme IX farnesyltransferase, with protein sequence MASDCRETLEIVAGNGLSLDGSFGTAVLEPSSRVKPSSQPRPSTDRVSPLNDEIPVSNPVVAADEPAASTGKSRSRTERGWMSDVVELTKPRIVTMILVTTVASALIAGTATLSLVDWFWLMIGTGLIAGSAGAANQVWESVIDLRMPRTANRPVPGGRLSRGLAIAITSSMGIAGAAMLWLGNGMVPAGVGIATWLLYVLVYTPMKTRTSWNTTVGAIAGALPVFMGYTAAGGSLTDIPGWMLFGVLACWQYPHFMAIAWLYRTQYANAGFQMTTTVEPTGRHAAWQSIAGSLALATCGVVMAWFPAGELVVSIASVAATVLILAASWPLLRASLNFRATPNDQTARKMMRWSLVVLPAVLLVMTLRAAL encoded by the coding sequence ATGGCGTCTGATTGCCGCGAAACGCTCGAGATAGTTGCCGGGAATGGCTTGTCCCTGGATGGCAGTTTCGGCACCGCCGTGCTGGAGCCGTCTTCACGGGTGAAACCCAGTTCTCAACCGCGCCCCTCGACCGACCGAGTCAGCCCATTGAACGATGAGATTCCAGTGTCGAATCCCGTCGTCGCCGCTGACGAACCTGCTGCATCCACCGGCAAATCTCGCAGCCGCACCGAACGCGGATGGATGTCGGATGTGGTGGAACTGACGAAACCTCGTATCGTGACCATGATTTTGGTCACGACCGTTGCCTCGGCCTTGATCGCCGGAACCGCAACGTTGTCGTTGGTCGATTGGTTTTGGTTGATGATCGGCACCGGATTGATTGCGGGCAGCGCGGGTGCCGCCAACCAGGTTTGGGAAAGCGTCATCGACCTTCGCATGCCTCGCACAGCGAATCGCCCGGTCCCCGGGGGTCGGCTGAGCCGTGGTTTGGCAATCGCCATTACAAGCTCGATGGGCATCGCTGGAGCCGCCATGTTGTGGCTGGGCAACGGCATGGTGCCAGCCGGCGTCGGCATCGCGACTTGGTTGCTGTATGTGTTGGTTTACACACCGATGAAGACACGCACGTCTTGGAACACGACCGTGGGTGCGATCGCCGGAGCCTTGCCCGTCTTCATGGGTTACACCGCCGCCGGAGGATCGCTGACTGACATTCCCGGTTGGATGCTGTTTGGCGTCTTGGCGTGCTGGCAATACCCACACTTCATGGCGATCGCATGGTTGTACCGGACTCAGTACGCCAACGCCGGTTTTCAGATGACCACGACCGTCGAACCCACCGGACGACACGCGGCTTGGCAAAGCATCGCGGGCAGCTTGGCGTTGGCCACTTGTGGTGTTGTCATGGCGTGGTTCCCCGCCGGCGAATTGGTTGTTTCGATCGCCAGCGTTGCCGCAACCGTTTTGATTCTCGCCGCGTCGTGGCCACTGCTTCGTGCTTCGCTGAACTTCCGAGCCACGCCGAATGACCAAACAGCTCGCAAGATGATGCGTTGGTCACTGGTGGTGCTTCCAGCGGTCCTGTTGGTGATGACTCTTCGAGCCGCCCTGTAG
- a CDS encoding ABC transporter ATP-binding protein, translating to MALSSTASAPDEAPATTSDPSLGDVLCEVRDLHHRYGEHVALAGVDLSVRGGEIVAVLGKNGSGKTTLFRLLSTLLPIQKGAAIIDGLDVSQHVHAVRSRLGIIFQSPSLDIKLTVDENLRCQGALYGLSGRELSNRCDELLNQFALTDRRRDFCQTLSGGLKRRVELAKGLLHRPRVMLLDEPSTGLDPAARLSLWEALQQLADSGVAVLLTTHLMEEAAKANRVVLMDQGQKIADDTPSRLRAGLGGGVLTIVPDDIATAKETLQRELQLDTQTVGETLRTPCDAPELVATVSRILGDNVQSISIGRPNLEDVFVAKTGKQFQ from the coding sequence ATGGCATTGAGTTCCACCGCCTCCGCTCCTGACGAGGCCCCCGCGACCACGTCCGACCCCTCGCTCGGCGACGTGCTGTGCGAAGTCCGTGACCTGCACCACCGCTACGGTGAACACGTGGCCTTGGCCGGTGTCGATCTTTCGGTGCGGGGCGGCGAGATTGTCGCCGTGCTCGGTAAGAATGGCAGCGGCAAGACAACCCTGTTTCGTTTGCTGAGCACGCTGCTGCCGATTCAAAAGGGCGCCGCCATCATCGATGGTTTGGACGTTTCTCAGCACGTCCACGCGGTCCGAAGTCGGTTGGGAATCATTTTCCAATCACCCAGTTTGGATATCAAACTCACCGTCGATGAGAACCTTCGTTGCCAAGGTGCACTCTACGGGCTGTCGGGACGCGAACTTTCCAACCGCTGCGATGAGTTACTCAATCAATTCGCTCTGACGGATCGCCGACGCGATTTTTGCCAGACATTGTCAGGTGGTCTGAAGCGACGGGTGGAACTGGCCAAAGGCTTGTTGCATCGTCCGCGAGTGATGCTGTTGGATGAACCCAGCACGGGATTGGACCCAGCCGCGCGGCTTTCGCTCTGGGAGGCGTTGCAACAGTTGGCCGATTCGGGCGTCGCCGTTCTGCTGACAACGCACCTGATGGAAGAAGCCGCCAAGGCAAACCGCGTCGTTCTGATGGACCAAGGCCAAAAAATCGCCGACGACACTCCCTCGCGATTGCGAGCGGGACTTGGCGGAGGCGTCCTGACCATCGTGCCCGACGACATCGCCACCGCGAAAGAAACTCTGCAGCGTGAATTGCAACTCGATACACAAACCGTTGGCGAAACTCTCCGCACACCATGCGATGCACCGGAGTTGGTGGCAACGGTTTCGCGAATCTTGGGTGACAACGTGCAATCAATCAGCATTGGTCGCCCGAACCTAGAAGACGTCTTTGTGGCCAAAACAGGGAAGCAATTTCAATGA
- a CDS encoding ABC transporter permease gives MSSASVHQSEMPTSARMGAAWMLARREWTRFFRQRNRVTAAIVQPLLFWLLFGTGLRGSFESAGGESFSQFFLPGTIGLIVLFTAIFATISVIEDRREGFMQSVLVSPAGRFPVLVGKVLGGAAIAWAQALIFLALVYLVGAASIAWTFPLLLLLLAVIAIAMCALGMIVAWPMESTQGFHAIMMLGLMPMWLLAGTFFPIPAWKITGPVVESGTATLGDWGGWALAGVMQANPLSYSMLELRRLLNPTLDLSDAGFAPSSATCWAVTLIATVAVVVIAWLLMRGSRKADTMV, from the coding sequence ATGAGTTCGGCCAGCGTCCACCAATCGGAGATGCCAACCTCGGCTCGCATGGGCGCCGCTTGGATGCTGGCACGTCGTGAGTGGACGCGGTTCTTCCGCCAACGCAATCGAGTCACCGCGGCGATCGTTCAACCGCTCCTGTTTTGGTTGCTCTTCGGGACGGGCCTGCGGGGATCGTTTGAATCGGCCGGAGGCGAAAGCTTCTCGCAGTTCTTTCTGCCCGGCACTATTGGCTTGATCGTTTTATTCACCGCCATTTTCGCGACGATCTCGGTGATCGAAGACCGCCGCGAAGGCTTCATGCAATCGGTGTTGGTTTCTCCGGCTGGGCGTTTTCCAGTCCTGGTGGGCAAAGTCTTGGGCGGGGCCGCGATTGCATGGGCTCAGGCGCTGATCTTCCTGGCTTTGGTTTATCTGGTCGGCGCCGCCTCGATCGCGTGGACGTTTCCGCTGCTGTTGCTGCTGTTGGCGGTGATCGCCATTGCGATGTGCGCCCTCGGGATGATCGTTGCCTGGCCGATGGAAAGCACGCAAGGCTTTCACGCGATCATGATGCTGGGCTTGATGCCCATGTGGCTGTTGGCGGGAACCTTCTTTCCAATTCCCGCCTGGAAGATCACCGGTCCCGTTGTCGAATCGGGGACCGCGACGCTGGGCGACTGGGGCGGCTGGGCCTTGGCCGGTGTGATGCAGGCCAATCCTCTCAGTTATTCCATGTTGGAACTGCGTCGTTTGCTCAATCCCACGTTGGACCTCAGCGACGCCGGGTTCGCCCCGTCATCAGCAACCTGTTGGGCAGTGACCTTGATCGCGACCGTTGCCGTGGTGGTGATCGCGTGGTTGCTGATGCGAGGAAGTCGCAAAGCCGACACGATGGTGTAA